The Lycium barbarum isolate Lr01 chromosome 12, ASM1917538v2, whole genome shotgun sequence genome includes a region encoding these proteins:
- the LOC132621571 gene encoding uncharacterized protein LOC132621571, with amino-acid sequence MVKHRRQVGVGPQFFKIILSPHSSKLQIPDEFLVKYGADLRDVVSLEVPSGAKWEVKLQNSNGMTWLKEGWNQFKEYYSIGCGYFLLFKYNGNSHFSVFIFDLSASEIEYPSGPNEDMPPENVVNIVGDASHKKKVCRPETQNNSCDDIMNDSLRNKTAKGIAPENVVNIVGDASHKKKACRPETQNNSCDDIMKDSLRNRTAKDIAPENVVNIVGDASHKKKAGRSETQHNSCDDIMNDSLRNKTAKDIAPENVVNIVGDASHKKKAGRSETQNNSCDDIMNDSLRNKTAKDIAPENVVNIVGDASHKKKAGRPETQNNSCDDIMNESLRNKTAKVTEIADHSYSKRQKSGVRVFHPNRVKLEKPDVEEDLSCAMQEDKRKEIKENLKKQNMEKNLHCAADRGNEDCNEVLDPSTFKMTNTTKCNKRKYSISLEASRCRYPLRSKQVKLEQSDENGSPSYSGKQRPAASLSSPGTQLERKKSNRAKLEKANSKEDFCCAAPKEKKETNMEKLVKQDRQHNLYGEAYKFEGLCNEVPVMDPSASKVTTTNQHSRKKIAISLDASNCRYPLRNKQLKEVKIEKGDVEENHNEIPVVDPSATKMTTTNRHHEKKTSASLDTSRCRYPLRSNQLKEVKLEKQITEEDLLYVAQKAKRKKANNVKLENRDVEEHCKEIPMGDPSATKKTTTNRDNEKKITTSLDASHCRYQLRSKQLKLEQREARGNMHSKTPKNIVADSPYCKKQNSGLPAPSPSPSCQPIRVKLEKQDNLFCAAEKAKGKETNNVKLETGDMEGNLNSAANKGKDSTASELKNNWQEKGVTLREAQLRNAVNFNPNFTVSMQPTYVSRNFQLDLPDNFFNKYIKEGETIVNLRVSDGRTWRAKLFIRANCAKIQLSDWRDFVLGNSLKEHDTCVFELIDAIEPVLDVSIFRAKTPVS; translated from the exons ATGGTAAAACACCGGCGACAGGTGGGGGTGGGCCCACAGTTCTTCAAGATTATATTATCTCCTCATTCCTCTAAATTA CAAATCCCAGATGAATTTTTAGTGAAGTATGGGGCCGATCTGCGAGATGTTGTGTCCCTTgaggtcccaagtggcgcaaaatGGGAAGTAAAATTGCAAAACTCTAATGGCATGACATGGCTGAAGGAGGGCTGGAACCAGTTTAAGGAGTACTATTCAATTGGTTGTGGTTACTTTTTACTCTTCAAATATAATGGAAACTCTCATTTCTCTGTCTTCATATTTGATTTAAGTGCTTCCGAGATTGAATATCCTTCTGGCCCAAATGAAGATATGCCACCAGAGAATGTTGTAAATATAGTGGGTGATGCTAGTCACAAGAAGAAGGtatgcaggcctgagacacagaataattcatgtgATGACATCATGAATGATTCTCTGAGAAACAAGACTGCAAAAGGTATAGCACCAGAGAATGTTGTAAATATAGTGGGTGATGCTAGtcacaagaagaaggcatgcaggcctgagacacagaataactCATGTGATGACATCATGAAGGATTCTCTGAGAAACAGGACTGCAAAAGATATAGCTCCAGAGAATGTTGTAAATATAGTGGGTGATGCTAGTCACAAGAAGAAGGCAGGCAGGTCTGAGACACAGCATAATTCATGTGATGACATCATGAACGATTCTCTGAGAAACAAGACTGCAAAAGATATAGCACCAGAGAATGTTGTAAATATAGTGGGTGATGCTAGTCACAAGAAGAAGGCAGGCAGgtctgagacacagaataattcatgtgATGACATCATGAACGATTCTCTGAGAAACAAGACTGCAAAAGATATAGCACCAGAGAATGTTGTAAATATAGTGGGTGATGCTAGTCACAAGAAGAAGGCAggcaggcctgagacacagaataattcatgtgATGACATCATGAACGAATCTCTGAGAAATAAGACTGCAAAAGTTACAGAAATAGCAGATCACTCATATTCAAAACGACAAAAGTCTGGTGTTCGAGTATTCCACCCTAACAGGGTGAAGCTTGAGAAACCAGACGTGGAGGAGGATTTGAGTTGTGCAATGCAAGAagataaaaggaaggagattaaGGAGAACCTTAAAAAACAAAACATGGAGAAGAATTTGCACTGTGCAGCAGATAGAGGAAATG AGGACTGCAATGAAGTACTAGATCCATCAACCTTCAAGATGACAAACACTACCAAATGCAATAAAAGGAAATATTCTATCAGTTTGGAGGCATCACGTTGTAGGTATCCTTTGAGAAGTAAACAGGTGAAGCTTGAACAATCCGATGAAAACGGGAGTCCTTCATATTCTGGAAAACAAAGACCTGCCGCTTCACTATCCTCTCCTGGTACTCAGTTAGAAAGAAAAAAGTCTAACAGGGCGAAACTTGAGAAAGCAAACTCAAAAGAGGATTTCTGTTGTGCAgcgccaaaagaaaaaaaggagacTAACATGGAGAAACTTGTAAAACAAGATAGGCAACATAATTTATATGGTGAAGCATATAAATTTGAAG GGCTTTGCAATGAAGTACCAGTAATGGATCCCTCAGCATCTAAGGTGACAACTACGAATCAGCATAGTCGAAAGAAAATTGCTATCAGTTTGGATGCATCAAATTGTCGGTATCCACTGCGAAACAAACAATTAAAAGAGGTTAAGATTGAAAAAGGAGACGTGGAAG AGAACCACAACGAAATACCAGTGGTGGATCCCTCAGCAACTAAGATGACAACCACTAATCGACATCATGAAAAGAAAACTAGTGCCAGTTTGGATACGTCACGTTGTAGGTATCCACTGCGAAGCAACCAACTGAAAGAGGTGAAGCTTGAAAAACAAATCACGGAAGAGGATTTGCTTTATGTAGCACAAAAAGCAAAAAGGAAGAAGGCTAACAATGTGAAGCTTGAGAACAGAGATGTGGAAG AGCACTGCAAAGAAATACCAATGGGGGATCCCTCAGCAACTAAGAAGACAACCACTAATCGAGATAATGAAAAGAAAATTACTACCAGTTTGGATGCATCACATTGCAGGTATCAGTTGCGAAGTAAGCAACTGAAGCTTGAACAACGGGAAGCAAGAGGAAATATGCATAGTAAAACGCCAAAAAATATAGTAGCAGATTCTCCATATTGTAAAAAACAAAATTCTGGCCTTCCAGCACCCTCTCCCTCTCCAAGTTGTCAGCCTATCAGGGTGAAGCTTGAAAAACAAGACAATTTGTTTTGTGCAGCAGAAAAAGCAAAAGGGAAGGAGACTAACAATGTGAAGCTTGAAACAGGAGATATGGAAGGGAATTTGAATAGTGCAGCTAATAAAGGAAAGG ATTCCACAGCCTCTGAGTTGAAAAATAATTGGCAAGAAAAAGGTGTTACCCTCAGAGAAGCACAACTGAGGAATGCAGTAAACTTCAATCCTAACTTCACTGTTTCTATGCAGCCCACTTATGTCTCGAGAAACTTCCAATTG GATCTACCTGATAACTTTTTCAATAAATATATCAAAGAGGGGGAAACCATTGTAAATCTACGAGTTTCTGATGGGAGAACTTGGCGTGCAAAGTTGTTTATTCGAGCAAATTGTGCGAAGATCCAATTATCAGATTGGAGAGACTTTGTGCTCGGAAACAGTTTAAAAGAGCATGACACTTGTGTCTTTGAGCTGATTGACGCCATTGAGCCAGTGCTAGACGTGTCAATTTTCCGAGCCAAGACTCCCGTTTCCTGA